The DNA region GTATGGGATGAGTGTAGCTCCTCTGCCTCTGGTAGTTGTTCTGTATTTAGTTGGACTATAATCTTTGGGTTTGAATATGATAGTTTGGGTTATTTGTTGCCAAAAACTGCATTAAATGAAGTGTTTATGTCTTGTATCAGGAATGATCACTTCATTGTTGTTAGTTAGTAATACTGATTATAGGTTCTCATGTTGTTAGATAGTGTTTGAGGATGTGTATGCTGCTCATGATTCTGCAACACTTGAGTATCTTAAGGAATTAAGCTCAAGGCGTAAAGCAATTGAAGAGTCTATTAATGAGAGCAGCTTCATTACAGAAGCTATTGCAAGAGAAATGGCTGGAGGGTCGGAGTCTCGCTATGAGCAGGTAACTGACTAAGCTGTCTGTAATCTGTGCTTTATTCCAACTGTTCTTTGCATAGTATGACAATAATATTACCCTTGATTCCACAAGTGTTTTTCTCTTCGGTTGTCTGATTCCAATAATGTTAATTCCGCCTTTTTTCCCTAGTAAATAATGGCGACATTGTCATGTAAGTGAATGTAAACACATATATTGTGGGAAGGGAAGGAAAAAACTGATGTCTGCCCTTCCATTCCCATTTTTGGGGCAAAGGTGGATCACATTAGGTCATTGTGAATGGCGTTATAGAACTCATATTTTTCTTtacattctctttctttcaGTGATTCAGTTTGGTGTAAATCATCAAACTATTTTATATTCAGTAAGTCATCAGCTTTCTAGTAACAATGATGAATTACTGGTTTGTGTTAGTAATTTTatctaaagtttttttttttctgtttgcaTCAGGATATTTACAAAATAGAGCAGTATCTACCACTGTTGGAAATTTTGTTTGAGTATGTTGGTCTGAAGAGCTTCAGTAACCGCATTGCCCAATGCACTGCAGCTCTTAATATACGCTGGAGTAGTGCTCTTtgctcatcttctttcttcaatTTTAAAGGCCCTAAATTTTTCCAAATTGACCATTTGGGATTTGAGCTTGTGATGACCCTTTTTCTTTATGGTGGAATCCTGCGAGAGAGGGCTTTGGAAGTTCTATCAGCTGGTATGTGTTGAGAAGCTTTGGAAGTTCTATCACTTATTTCTAAGATGAACTTGTCCTGttgaatatgttgatatatgtcATTGCTGTTTGTTTTGTAGATTTGGTTCAATCTGCCACTATTTTCAGACAAGCTGCTGGAATTTATCATTACATGGCAGATGAGGTTCTTTTCCCCTTAGAGCTTAAGTTTTATCATCCATAAACAGTTTCTGCTAGTATTTAACCATAGTTAGGAAATTGATTGTAACTATCAATAGATGTTAGTTAGTTTAATCTAAATTTAGTTAGCTTTTCTGCTTTGTGTACATAGCAGAATTTAGTTACTAATAGTAACAAATCTAATCAATGTGAGATCAATTTCATTTCATGCTTCTCTCCTTTTCTCACTGTTTCTCTCTGATCTAGAACTCAAGCATCAGTAGATTCTTGATTGATTACAAGTTTCCACCAGAAAAGCCACCGGAAACTCTTGCTATAGTATCCTACATTATGAGTCTCATTTGTTTGGCTGAGGCCCAGGTTGGTATTGTggtgcattttttttattttgttttacatTATGAATTCATTGTATAGTCTTACTGTCCTATCATGAAACCTTGTAACATGATTTGTGAAATATTTCATATcaattttcacatttttataaaaaatgaagttAACCAAGTTAATAACAAATATATAATCACTTTCTAACAGGCAGTAACTATAAGGAAGGCTGAAGAGAAAGGAACTTCCTCAAGTCTTCTGGCAAAGTTGCATCATGGTGTTACATCTTTTCTTGATGAAGCTTTTCAGCTTTATAGTATCACAAAGTTTAAAGACATTTCGCCACGCTTATTGGTATTATACCTGCCTTTTTATATTGGTTTAAATTACCATTGTTGTCTGCATGTTCTCTCATTATAGTTCCAGTTAATGCTACAAGTACCCTTTTATGTGTGTCAAAATAAGCTGATGGGGTAATGAGCAAAATCGTTTACAAGGGCctgttttctttttcctcatTTTAATCCTTTTTCCCTGATCCTCAATAAGAGAAATAATTGTAGGAACTGAAGGTACGTAGAGGATCTTGGTGTTTAGGTAGTGGTGAAAATCAAGAGAATTGGATTGGTAGGTTTTGGCACCAAAATTTCATAAATGCTGAAGAAAAGTATCAACTGATTTTAGAAAATAAATGCTAACATAGCCCATGTCGAAGGTGCCGATGAGAGCATAGTCGAGTCTAGAAGAGCCGATCAGGAACAAGTCGATAAGGAAGAGATGTGCATAAATAAGTTAGGATCTTTTAGCGAGACATCTTTCACAAATTATATGGGAAACTTAGGATAAAGAAATATAACTATAAGTCCTGCCTTGTCCATATGATCATAAGTCGTTGTAGTCAGCTGTGGACTGTGGTTTTATCATTGtgactttgtttttcttttttggtctTGCATTATGGTATGTTAGATTCTCACAGCCACAGGTACCCTTCTATGTATGCAGGATTTCATTTCTTCTAGCATGTGTTTACATGAGTTCAAAGGTAATCAATATCTTGCAGAAAGTCTGAAGGAATCTGGTCAAATAGGGGCTGCTattggagttcttagttctgcATTGAACAATGTGAAAAAGAAGATACCAGGTGAAGATCCTTGGAAAAGCACTTACCAAAAGCAAATTCAAGTTGCTTCTGAAGTGCTCAGAAAGTTTAATCATGAGAATGATTTTGTTTGGCATGAGAAGATCCCACCAAAAGACAAGTTGCCGTCTCCTCAATGTAGCAAAATAGTCACTTTCATACCTTACAGACCAAAAAATTGGGAAAGGAAACTTGTTTTCAAGCAATGAGTGTTGTGTTGAGCAAAATAATGTAAAGCAAATGAGACTGTGGCCAAAATGATCATGGCTCATCAAGGATTCTTGTTTCCATTTTGTTTTACTCCTCTATTGGTGATTTGGTGTTGGGAATCTGAAATATATACTACTAGTTTAGTACCAAAATTACTCACCACCATTGTCTTTTCTCcacttttgttttatttatacAAGTTGGCTGGCCCAAAGTTTTGCAAGAATTGAGATGTATGAACCCGTTTGTTTGTGTCTAAATTGCAAACATTCTATTGATCCATGTATTAGGTTAACCCTTAACCCGATATATATTGTATAATGCTCAAACTCAGCCTGAAGCTAGAGTTTTCTTTGTTTGATATTGTTACCAAGGTATCTCCACAACTGAtaattatgaaattaattttcttGAGGATCTGAGATCACATTAAATAGGTAGACTTCTCCAAACATATCATTCTCCATGCAACTGTCCGGGGATCGAACTCTCAGCTAAGTACTTAAGGAACTTAGTTATCTACCGTGCTCAGACTTGAATTAGTTTTTCTGACATGTAAATGTACTATTTATAGTtaacttttaattaaataatatatttttaaatatagagttattaaaaaaattataaaaaagatATGCTTTATGATAAAAATGGGAGAGAAAAATGTTCGTTTAAAAGTgtacatttataaaaaaaaatgtgagaGATAGTTTGGGTAATATTTGTTATATTTTCTTAAACCTTTGTTTAAATTCAAACAATAATCTAAAAAGAAATGCAAACCATGGCATATATATATGAGTGGGTGACATTAAGCTGAAACAGCAACACAGCAACCATGGCCACGTTACACTGCAATTCTCTCCCTCTCAACAAAACCTGCTATCCCAGAAGAACAACCTCGTACCCTGTTTTCTCCTCCACCCATTTTATCTCAACTCTTAGCAATTCAATCAGCACAAGTTCCAGAGCACTAAGGACCTCAACTTTCAGGTCAGTTTGTGTTCTTCATGGTCAATGTTCACCGTTTCTTTCTAGTTTAAGGTTCAAGCTTAGTAATCAACGAAATGTGGTGTGTTCATTCTCAGGTGGGGTTGTACTGTTTCTGCTGTTATGTCAAAGGAGAATTCAGTTGGGTCTAGTTTTTCTGCAACTGATGTCTTCAAACTGACTTATTTAGAGGTGTGTTTTCTGGATATTTCACTTAATTTGTCTTGATTGTGATTATCTTCCATGTTAGTTTAACATGGGTATGTGTTGGATTTAGGGAAATAGTTGGCTATGGAATGTGGGTGGGGCTAACATTTTGGTTGATCCAATTTTGGTGGGCAACTTGGATTTTGGAATTCCTTGGCTGTATGATGCTGCTAAGAAGTTCTTAAAGAAGTTCCAGGTATCTTTTGATGAGTACTAGATTTCTTATTGATTGTGATTACCTCATTAAATACACCATGTGGATATTCATGATTTTGTTGTAACCCCTATGTTTGTTTAGTGCAGCTCAGCGATCTTCCGGAAATTGATTGCATTCTCATTACTCAAAGCCTTGATGACCACTGCCATTTGAAGACCTTGAAGCCTTTTTCTCAGAAATTTCCCAATGTTAGAGTTATAGCAACTCCTAATGCCAAGAGCTTGTTGGACCCTCTTTTCAGAAATGTAAGTGTATATTCTTACTATCCTAATTTCCTTTGGCGCGTGAAAACCTTAGTATACATTTGAATGTGAACCCTTTGGCTTACTTCATCATGATATATCTATTATGTATAGTTTGATTGGGCATAAAATCTGGTATGGTTTGAGGGATTTGAATGATACAATGATCTGTTGTACTTACGTGAATTATTAGATTGTAAGTGGTTGAACTTGTTCTAAATGAGAGCCCCCACTGCTATGCCCCATTATTTATTATACTTTGGAGTTTTGAAAAACTGATATGACATGTTTGAAACAGAAGTTGAtatttgttatatatttttatgcCATCATTTATAGATGTTatatgttttcagtttttatgtATGGAGCCCATTTTTGTCCCAATCCCTAATGTGCAATTTAGTAGGTCAGAATAGTATTTGTGGTGCATTTGGTTCTCAGCTTTTACCCTTGAAATGAAAGTCTCGCCGATGGTGATGCTTGATTGTCTTGTGTGTCGTTGATTCTTTAACCACACAGCTGCATGTGTTTTTGTCCTCTTTTACTCTGACTATGTAGTTGTGCCTTCTTTCCCCCATCCTCATCTGCGTTTCGTTTACCGAACACCCCATTTCAGCTATGCTCACCATCACCTCTGTATCCTGTCAACGTTTAGCATGTAATTGAAACTTTAAGTACACACAAAGCAGTGGGTCATATGATCTGTTGATAAATCATTGGTTTTCCCCTTAAGTTTCACTCTTTACTTAGTTTTGATTATTTTCAGGTTACATATATAGAACCTGGAGAGAGCTCTGATATTGAAACAAATTCTGGTGCGAAAGTCCGGGTTAAGGCTACAGCAGGACCAGTTCTTGGACCACCTTGGCAACGCCCTGAAAATGGGTAAATATTGTTTTTTCTAGCatatttttcttatatatttttGTATTAGTTTTTATATCCACCTTTTTTGTTGGTTTGCTGtccttttatattttcattcaaATGCTATTCAACAGAATTTAATGGTTTTGTGCTACATGTGTTGTAGGTATCTTGTTACATCTCCTCTAGGCCAATTGTCTCTCTATTATGAACCTCACTGTGTATATAACCAAAATTTCATTGAGAAGGAAAAGGCAGATATAGTGATCACGCCAGTCATAAAGCAGCTATTGCCTTACTTTACCTTGGTCTCAGGACAAGAAGATGCAGTGAAACTTGCAAAGCTGCTGCAAGCCAAGTAAAATTTTATATTCACTGGAAGAATCTCAGAAAAAAAGCTCGTCAATTCAAATTGGTCATTCTAAAAGACCCCAAATCCATTCATTTGAAAGACTAGATATGAAAATGTGCAACTTTTGATACTAGATCAACTAAATGCCTACATTTGCCATGAAATATTAACATTAAACAAGGAATTTGCATGAATAAGTTTTGCGGGGGCCGAATAAGAAAATTATTGGTAAAAAATATTTCCAATTTAGAAACAAGTAACAAGTGATTAGTTTTGCTAATCAGTGGTTACTCCTTAACCCCTCTTTGAATATCTGTAACcagttaaattttttattgttcctaaattgaaaataatttttcaagAACTCCTTTATGCCAATTTCCCTGATAATATTTTTGGTTCTTTTGAAAGAAATCATTTGATATTTATCTCATTTTGGtgattttgactttttttttcacataaaaaattattcttcGATGTGTGAATGTTTTCATGGCTCTCTATTCATATCTTAGAAGCTCTTCACTTGTTTGATAGGTTCATTGTGCCAATGAGAAATGGAGACCTAGATAGCAAAGGGCTTCTTGCTAGCATAGTTCGGTCTGAGGGAACACTAGAGTCATTCAAGGTTAGATTTCTTTAATCTGTTTTTGATACGTTGTTTCATGAAACATTTCTGTTATGGCCATAAACAAATATTTGGACACTCAGTAACGTAACCTATTGGAGACCGGAAAGCAGGAAGGTTGAGTGGGCTATTATAGAGAAACTGCTCGAACAGGGGCATGTTCTAGCTTGGAGAACAGAATGAATGTGTAATGTGTCACTTTCTTCATGCTCTGGCATGAACATGGGATGGTTACTGCCAGAAATAGTCTTTTGTGGGCTATCATTGGTGGTTATCTACAAGAGCCCTTGAAAGGAAGCCTGTGGCAATGAATTTTAAGACACTTCTCCTCACAGTTTCCTAGCTTTTGTCCAATCTTTAACTAGCTTGATCATCTCTACCTGCTTCCTTCGAGATGCTCACTTCCCCAAGAAACAAAAAGCTTGTTTGTGGGTGATTTTTGGTAATTGCTTGGTACTAAGTGAGTCCTCTGGAGGAAGCCTTAAGCAATGAATCTTATCACACACTTCTATGCACTCAGCTTTCTGGATCTTCTGTTCAATCTTCAACTAGCTTGATCAGCATTAAGTTATTTCTTCCAGCTTGCCCACGTCCCTGAAACACTGCACTATAATATAATACAAATAATAATTCAGATTATATAGATATACATACACGTTTTTATCTCTTTCATCCCGGAACCACATCATATAGACAAATTTCTTTAAGCATACTCATATTGCGTTCATCAACTATTCACTGAGCTTCTTTAGGCCACACCCAAGAAAATTTCTCACTCAAGGCACCTCGTGGTTGTGAACATCATTTCAGATTAAAACAAATACAGCCCTGTTCTAATGTGGAGGATCCTATTACAGGACAGCCACAGAGCATACTTACAGCCTAATGGGACTATAGTTAGATTGTTCACACTTCACACTAGTAGAATGGAGAGAGTTTTTCAGAACCTAAGGGCTCTGGTACCAACTAAGAGTGGAAAGTATACATAAGGAATATAAGGAAATATTTACTCCTAGGTATCTTATAAATTGATTGATAAATGGTTAATTACTACAAAATATTACACACTGCTCCTGAGACCTGAGAGAAGTCTTATCAAACTTGTATTTTATCCTCTGACACTAGCTGAAGATGATTATGGCTAAACAATGTTACTGCAACTTCAAAGTCCTAAGGACATAGAAAGCATGTGCTTTCTTTTACTAATTCGACAAAATAGGGAGAAGACAGCAAACCTGGTTTACAGCTTATCGCTCACAGAACTTTCCAACTCTTCCACTTTCTACTATAACAAGACAATCATCATATCCTTTATATTTACAAAACTGTATATAATACTGATATGTAGAAGAAACTTATGGTGCGTCAAGATACTATCACACTTCTActctttcattaataattagaaaTTTAACTTCTCACATGTTAGTGGTGCTGACAAGCTTTCTGCAGTTGGATTAAGTAATGAGTCTCCCAATAGAACTGATATATGATATGACAGTAGTTTGGATGACTTTTGATATTTGTTAGGACTTAGGATCATTATTGTTTCTTTTAATACTTATAAtttgaattatatttttattcttCTGCAGTTCCATGTGgtgaattttaatttcatgttaGTAGTGAACCATTTGAAATTGCCAGCATGAATATTCTGATGTGGTATTTGAATTTTATGAAGTCAGTAGCCATTCATTTTGCTCTTATAGGGTATAATGTTCCATTTGCATTATAACTTGATATTATAGGCACTAGGCAGATATAACTATGTGCCAGATATGTATGAAAAAAATGAGTATGCATGGGCTCATGTGCACATACAAGTAGTTGTAGAATCAAAGGCAAGTAGGCAACATCGTAAGCTCAGATATGTTGTTTTGAAGGCTTGTTTTAGTCTGCTCAAAGAATGTCAGGAGGGTCCTTTTTGACTTATGGGTGAGGTAATTGCAATTCCCCAACCTGACTACATAGGACAAGCTGAGGTTTTCTCTGAGTTGGATGCTGTCTTCGGTGAGTTGTTAAGCCGTAATTCTGCCTAGGTGTACAGATCTGAACGGTGCACCATAACACAAGGGAACAAGCTGGTTAGGGGACATGGGCCAGTTCGAAGATGTTGGCTTGTATGTCTAATGTTGGCCCAAGTGCATGTCTAAGTTGGATACCAGCCCAGGTGTATGGGCTAGGATCCCACATGAGAAAAATTGACCCTAGCTCTGGCCATCGCAGTATCCGATGGTCAAGGTACAATGACCAAAATAGTGTGATTTTGTGTCGATTTATGAAGATGGGTATCTTAAGTGCACAGAGCTTGGAGGCCATACCAGAACACTAACTGTTCCAAATGCCTATATTTATGTCCGTCACCTTACTCATGAACCCTCACTAAAAGCAACTGCAAGTTTGGATGTTTGCATAAATTTACTTGTCATAGGTTTTGCTAGCTTTTGACTTCAGTTGCTTCATTATCAATCTCCCTTTAGCTATTTGGCTTCAATCACCTAAAACAGGTCAGGCTTCAATGAAATTCTGATTACAGGTCTCAATTGTATATGGCAACAGACAGTGAAATTATTATGACTACAAGAACAATAAAATACTTGACTCAGTACATCACCATTCACCAATGATTTGGGTGTGGTAGTGGGATGAAAAATGCCATTCAAGTTTCTCTACATTTGTCTTTGCTTAGAAGTTAAttacattttttctttttgttgtgtgctaaatgattgtATCTTGAATTGGTTATGAATGCAGGAGCTTTTATCAAAAGAGATACCAGATGCAAATGTTGTAGAGCCTACACCTGGAGTACCTGTAGAAATTTCACCAAACTAAAGATGTAGTTCTTCTTGTCCCTTTTGCCCCCTCTATATTTATATGTACGTGGGCCAAAAGGAACCTACTAGGTATTCTTATTCTTAAACCTGGATTACTGTTAATCCAACAAAGTAATTTTTGCACCTACTTAACAAAAATAATCACATATCACTGTATAATAGTTTTGACATTCATGGTTATAGAATTTTGCACAACTTGTATTCTAAAATTTCACTCAATGCATATATAGAGAGATTTATCACAATTAGATTTGTTCTTATATGCCTATCCTTCTATTTCTGCAGTTCTGTTATCAACTTATCATTTTTAAGGATTTTTACGATATAGGCTatggtaaaaaaattataaatatgatTAAGAATGTGAGGGTAtataaaaccaaaaaaaaaaaaaaaagaatgtgagaGTATGACTTGTGagcaaattttctttttctttcactGAAAGGTTTAGGCAGCAAAGCCTTAAaaagcttaattttttttatttggtaagaTAATGAAAGAACTTTTTAGCATAATAAAAAGCTATGAATTTGTAAAAGGGAAGATAAACGATCCAATGAAAAGTATCAGTAAAAAAAGAGTGAATTAGTGGACTGAGtcatctatatactttataaaagaaaatcgtTATCCACTAAATTATAACACATGTCACTCTAAGAATGACTCTCCTCAAACTCAtctctctggctgacaagtgtcacagccagaGAGACTTTCGCATATTAATTGTTAACACCAATTTCTCTCTAATTTGTCACCTATTAAATTAACATCTATTAAATGACGATATTAAATGAAAGACATTAATTTTTAGTCAATTAATGAAAGACATCAATTTTGTATAAAAGACACTAATTTGTCACCAATTACATTAATTTTTAGTCAATTAATGAAAGTTATTAAATGCTATATtcaaaactttttttaaaaaccttctgaattaatctaattaatgattatttcaaaaattaaagttaGTCAAGTATCAATAACATTAACTGCTGAATTAATTtcgttttttaaaaaaatccgtttttaatttttctatttaatc from Lotus japonicus ecotype B-129 chromosome 2, LjGifu_v1.2 includes:
- the LOC130737038 gene encoding uncharacterized protein LOC130737038; translation: MPSKLRTKKLEHVTTKSHDNNFTVPEACPQIYIVDIEMPACSDQDSGAGERILTLDVWDECSSSASGSCSIVFEDVYAAHDSATLEYLKELSSRRKAIEESINESSFITEAIAREMAGGSESRYEQDIYKIEQYLPLLEILFEYVGLKSFSNRIAQCTAALNIRWSSALCSSSFFNFKGPKFFQIDHLGFELVMTLFLYGGILRERALEVLSADLVQSATIFRQAAGIYHYMADENSSISRFLIDYKFPPEKPPETLAIVSYIMSLICLAEAQAVTIRKAEEKGTSSSLLAKLHHGVTSFLDEAFQLYSITKFKDISPRLLDFISSSMCLHEFKGNQYLAESLKESGQIGAAIGVLSSALNNVKKKIPGEDPWKSTYQKQIQVASEVLRKFNHENDFVWHEKIPPKDKLPSPQCSKIVTFIPYRPKNWERKLVFKQ
- the LOC130739580 gene encoding uncharacterized protein LOC130739580, which translates into the protein MATLHCNSLPLNKTCYPRRTTSYPVFSSTHFISTLSNSISTSSRALRTSTFRWGCTVSAVMSKENSVGSSFSATDVFKLTYLEGNSWLWNVGGANILVDPILVGNLDFGIPWLYDAAKKFLKKFQLSDLPEIDCILITQSLDDHCHLKTLKPFSQKFPNVRVIATPNAKSLLDPLFRNVTYIEPGESSDIETNSGAKVRVKATAGPVLGPPWQRPENGYLVTSPLGQLSLYYEPHCVYNQNFIEKEKADIVITPVIKQLLPYFTLVSGQEDAVKLAKLLQAKFIVPMRNGDLDSKGLLASIVRSEGTLESFKELLSKEIPDANVVEPTPGVPVEISPN